The Beijerinckiaceae bacterium RH AL1 genome has a segment encoding these proteins:
- a CDS encoding Multidrug efflux pump subunit AcrB (ID:RHAL1_03296;~source:Prodigal:2.6), translating to MSGFNLSAFGVRERALTLFLIVMIACAGTLAYFRLGRGEDPTFAVKVMTVTLVWPGATADELQRQAGDRLEKRLQELTWYDRVETESRPGQLTMKLYLRDFMPPAQLQEEFYQARKKLSDEAVNLPRGVIGPIFNDEYSDVYFSLYALAAKDLPHRALVLQAEDVREQLLRIAGVLKVNIIGEQAQQIFVEISYRRLATLGISAQTLFNALASQNDVTPAGFVETKGPRVYLRVDGAIDNVDTIRDIPINAGGRTLKIGDIAEVHRGYVDPPSLVVRNDGERALLLGVVMKPGFNGLALGKALAEKSASLQRTLPVGMRYTQVSDQSKVIAEAIDEFMIKFFTALTVVIVVSLIALGLRVGLVVATAIPLTLAAVFVIMMATGRDFDRITLGALIISLGLLVDDAIISVEMMVVKMEEGLDRIAAATYAWGATAAPMLSGTLVTIAGFIPVGFARSTAGEYAGNIFWVVAFSLLTSWVVAVYFVPYIGVKMLPAIKVVKGGHAAIYATRNYQILRRIIRACVDHKWIVAGLTIAVFMMAVVGMGSVMKQFFPNSDRSELSLEVYLPPGASFASTETTVSKIEAAVRSQPEAKDVTSYVGAGTARFILSLDPLLPNPAYAQIIVRTDDAKARDALKERLRAMVADGRFPEARVNVRQFVFGPPVHYPVLFRVVGPNLDRVRAIAEKVRDIVATEPDMVDAHLDWGQLTPTLHLVLDQERLRLIGLTPKDAALQLQALLNGNPVTQVRENLRSVDVLVRSPDIDRHAIQGIDDLTLTTSQGVAVPLSQVAHLETRMETAELKRYDRETYIAVEGDVRDGVQPPDVTAKILPTLEAVKASLPEGYHIDTGGAVEEAAKANAALVAVFPLMLVATLTILMLQVRSFSTMFMVFATAPLGLVGAVPTLLVFHQAFGFNAILGLIGLSGILMRNTLILVDQIRHDKADGLSDYEAIIESTVRRARPVILTALAAMLAFIPLTQSTFWGALAYVLIGGVGVGTILTLLFLPALYALWFRVKRDGALADAQAVMPPLAVAQGT from the coding sequence ATGAGCGGCTTCAATCTCTCCGCCTTCGGCGTCCGCGAGCGCGCGCTCACGCTCTTCCTCATCGTGATGATCGCCTGCGCCGGCACGCTCGCCTACTTCCGGCTCGGCCGCGGCGAGGACCCGACCTTCGCGGTCAAGGTGATGACTGTCACCCTCGTCTGGCCGGGCGCCACCGCCGACGAGCTGCAGCGCCAGGCCGGCGACCGGCTGGAGAAGCGGCTGCAGGAGCTCACCTGGTACGACCGCGTCGAGACGGAGTCCCGGCCGGGCCAGCTCACGATGAAGCTCTACCTGCGGGACTTCATGCCGCCGGCGCAGCTGCAGGAGGAATTCTACCAGGCGCGCAAGAAGCTCTCCGACGAGGCGGTGAACCTGCCGCGCGGCGTCATCGGGCCGATCTTCAACGACGAATATTCCGACGTCTACTTCTCGCTCTACGCGCTCGCCGCGAAGGACCTGCCGCACCGCGCGCTCGTGCTGCAGGCCGAGGACGTGCGCGAGCAGCTCCTGAGGATCGCCGGCGTGCTGAAGGTCAACATCATCGGCGAGCAGGCGCAGCAGATCTTCGTCGAGATCTCCTACCGCCGCCTCGCCACGCTCGGCATCTCTGCGCAGACGCTGTTCAACGCGCTCGCCAGCCAGAACGACGTGACGCCGGCCGGCTTCGTCGAGACCAAGGGACCGCGGGTCTATCTGCGCGTCGACGGCGCGATCGACAACGTCGACACGATCCGCGACATCCCGATCAACGCCGGCGGTCGCACCTTGAAGATCGGCGACATCGCCGAGGTGCATCGCGGCTACGTCGATCCGCCGAGCCTCGTCGTGCGCAACGACGGCGAGCGCGCGCTGCTGCTCGGCGTCGTCATGAAGCCGGGCTTCAACGGCCTCGCGCTCGGCAAGGCGCTCGCCGAAAAGAGCGCGAGCCTGCAGCGCACGCTGCCGGTCGGCATGCGCTACACCCAGGTGTCGGACCAGTCGAAGGTCATCGCCGAGGCGATCGACGAGTTCATGATCAAGTTCTTCACCGCGCTGACGGTGGTGATTGTGGTCAGCCTCATCGCGCTCGGGCTGCGCGTCGGCCTCGTCGTCGCGACCGCGATCCCGCTGACGCTCGCCGCCGTCTTCGTGATCATGATGGCGACCGGCCGCGACTTCGACCGCATCACGCTCGGCGCGCTGATCATCTCGCTCGGGCTGCTCGTCGACGACGCCATCATCTCGGTCGAGATGATGGTGGTGAAGATGGAGGAAGGCCTCGACCGCATCGCCGCCGCGACCTACGCCTGGGGCGCGACCGCCGCGCCGATGCTGTCCGGCACGCTGGTGACGATCGCCGGCTTCATCCCCGTCGGCTTCGCCCGCTCCACGGCCGGCGAGTACGCCGGCAACATCTTCTGGGTCGTCGCCTTCTCGCTGCTCACCTCGTGGGTCGTGGCCGTGTACTTCGTGCCCTATATCGGCGTGAAGATGCTGCCGGCGATCAAGGTCGTAAAGGGCGGCCACGCCGCGATCTACGCGACGCGGAACTATCAGATCCTGCGCCGCATCATCCGCGCCTGCGTCGATCACAAGTGGATCGTCGCCGGGCTGACCATCGCCGTCTTCATGATGGCCGTTGTCGGCATGGGCTCGGTGATGAAGCAGTTCTTCCCGAACTCCGATCGCTCCGAGCTGTCGCTCGAGGTCTACCTGCCGCCGGGCGCCTCGTTCGCGTCGACGGAGACGACGGTGTCGAAGATCGAGGCCGCGGTGCGCTCGCAGCCCGAGGCGAAGGACGTCACGAGCTATGTCGGCGCCGGCACAGCGCGCTTCATCCTCTCGCTCGACCCGCTGCTGCCGAACCCCGCCTACGCGCAGATCATCGTGCGCACCGACGACGCCAAGGCCCGCGACGCGCTGAAGGAGCGGCTGCGCGCCATGGTGGCCGACGGCCGGTTCCCGGAAGCGCGCGTCAACGTCCGGCAGTTCGTGTTCGGGCCGCCGGTGCACTATCCCGTGCTGTTCCGCGTCGTCGGGCCAAATCTCGATCGCGTCCGCGCCATCGCCGAGAAGGTCCGCGACATCGTCGCGACGGAGCCAGACATGGTCGACGCGCATCTCGACTGGGGCCAGCTCACGCCGACCCTGCACCTCGTGCTCGACCAGGAGCGCCTGCGGCTCATCGGCCTGACGCCGAAGGATGCCGCGCTGCAGCTCCAGGCGCTGCTCAACGGCAATCCCGTGACGCAGGTGCGCGAGAACCTGCGCAGCGTCGACGTGCTGGTGCGCAGCCCCGACATCGATCGCCACGCGATCCAGGGCATCGACGACCTGACGCTGACGACGAGCCAGGGCGTCGCGGTGCCGCTGTCGCAGGTCGCGCATCTCGAGACGCGGATGGAGACGGCCGAGCTGAAGCGCTACGACCGCGAGACCTACATCGCCGTCGAGGGCGACGTGCGCGACGGCGTGCAGCCGCCGGACGTCACCGCGAAGATCCTGCCGACGCTGGAAGCGGTGAAGGCGAGCCTGCCGGAGGGCTACCACATCGACACCGGCGGCGCGGTCGAGGAGGCGGCGAAGGCGAATGCGGCGCTCGTCGCGGTCTTCCCGCTGATGCTGGTTGCAACCCTGACGATCCTGATGCTGCAGGTGCGCTCGTTCTCGACCATGTTCATGGTCTTCGCGACGGCGCCGCTCGGCCTCGTCGGCGCCGTGCCGACGCTGCTCGTCTTCCATCAGGCCTTCGGCTTCAACGCCATCCTGGGGCTGATCGGGCTCTCGGGCATCCTGATGCGCAACACGCTCATCCTGGTCGACCAGATCCGCCACGACAAGGCGGACGGGCTCTCGGACTACGAGGCGATCATCGAGTCCACGGTGCGCCGCGCGCGGCCGGTGATCCTGACGGCGCTCGCCGCGATGCTCGCCTTCATCCCGTTGACGCAGTCGACGTTCTGGGGCGCGCTGGCCTATGTGCTCATCGGCGGCGTCGGCGTCGGCACGATCCTGACGCTCCTGTTCCTGCCGGCACTCTACGCGCTGTGGTTCAGGGTGAAGCGCGATGGGGCGCTGGCCGACGCGCAGGCCGTGATGCCGCCGCTCGCCGTCGCGCAGGGCACGTAA
- a CDS encoding Transcriptional regulator, TetR family (ID:RHAL1_03297;~source:Prodigal:2.6) — protein sequence MARYAKGHKGETRARIIELASKRFRKEGIDGVGVATLMADAGLTNGGFYAHFASKEELIKEAVLHGLGKLPGEATWEGEPDLPQLIRDYLSTKHRTDAASGCAMAALSGDLARRPAESRQAIEEKGMGLLRHIADGLPASVAAEERMPRAIAVFSHMLGTLQMARFVPDAEASEAILARGREEAMRIAGFAS from the coding sequence ATGGCGCGCTACGCCAAGGGACACAAGGGCGAGACCCGCGCCCGCATCATCGAGCTCGCCTCGAAGCGGTTCCGCAAGGAAGGCATCGACGGCGTCGGCGTCGCCACGCTGATGGCCGACGCCGGCCTGACCAACGGCGGCTTCTACGCCCACTTCGCCTCGAAGGAGGAGCTGATCAAGGAGGCCGTCCTCCACGGGCTCGGCAAGCTGCCGGGCGAGGCGACATGGGAGGGCGAACCCGACCTGCCGCAGCTCATCCGCGACTACCTCTCGACCAAGCACCGCACCGACGCCGCCAGCGGCTGCGCGATGGCGGCGCTCTCGGGCGATCTCGCGCGGCGGCCGGCCGAGTCGCGCCAGGCGATCGAGGAGAAGGGCATGGGCTTGCTCCGGCACATCGCCGACGGCCTGCCCGCCTCGGTCGCCGCCGAGGAGCGCATGCCGCGCGCCATCGCCGTCTTCTCGCACATGCTCGGGACGCTGCAGATGGCGCGCTTCGTTCCCGATGCCGAGGCATCCGAGGCCATTCTCGCGCGCGGCCGCGAGGAGGCGATGCGGATCGCCGGCTTCGCGTCGTGA
- a CDS encoding protein of unknown function (ID:RHAL1_03298;~source:Prodigal:2.6) gives MCMLGVANAELEIREAELGPKTGQSIITFTLDNARQFDSIAKIRKKILDAPEPARQHFLGDLVCVELALGDRASATKVIETAKAADPLYETTFIGRAERFLALEAPGSCGR, from the coding sequence ATGTGCATGTTAGGTGTGGCGAACGCCGAGCTCGAGATCAGAGAGGCGGAACTTGGTCCCAAGACCGGTCAGTCGATCATCACGTTTACGCTGGACAACGCACGGCAGTTCGACTCGATTGCGAAAATACGGAAGAAGATCTTGGATGCGCCCGAGCCGGCTCGGCAGCATTTTCTCGGCGACTTGGTCTGCGTCGAGCTAGCGCTCGGCGATCGAGCGAGCGCCACCAAAGTCATTGAGACGGCAAAGGCGGCGGACCCCTTATATGAAACGACGTTCATAGGCCGGGCGGAGAGATTTCTGGCTCTCGAGGCGCCGGGGAGCTGTGGCAGATGA